In one window of Tellurirhabdus rosea DNA:
- a CDS encoding DsbA family oxidoreductase, with the protein MKIEIWSDVVCPFCYIGKRHFEQALSTFSGKDRLEIQWKSFELDPHARPEPGVSLTETLAHKYGQSVEWAEQMQQRVAATASAAGLNFRLDRAMPANTFHAHRLIHFAEQRGKQAEAEERLFKAYFEEGAVVDNPETLIRLAAEIGLNADEVENLLASDEFGPEVRYDEQEAQALGVRGVPFFVIDRKYAISGAQPVEVFQQTLEKAWTETLNVE; encoded by the coding sequence ATGAAAATTGAAATCTGGTCCGACGTAGTTTGTCCGTTCTGTTACATTGGCAAGCGGCATTTCGAACAGGCATTATCCACCTTTTCAGGGAAAGACCGGCTCGAAATTCAGTGGAAAAGCTTTGAACTGGACCCGCATGCCAGGCCCGAACCGGGCGTTTCGCTGACCGAAACACTGGCGCATAAATACGGACAGAGCGTGGAATGGGCCGAGCAGATGCAGCAGCGCGTGGCCGCCACCGCCAGCGCGGCCGGTCTGAATTTCCGCCTCGACAGGGCCATGCCCGCCAATACCTTCCACGCACACCGCCTCATTCACTTCGCCGAGCAGAGAGGCAAACAGGCCGAAGCCGAAGAACGGCTGTTCAAAGCTTATTTTGAAGAAGGCGCCGTGGTGGACAACCCGGAAACGCTCATCCGTCTGGCCGCCGAGATCGGGCTGAATGCCGACGAGGTGGAGAACCTGCTGGCCAGTGATGAATTTGGTCCGGAAGTCCGCTACGACGAGCAGGAAGCCCAGGCGCTCGGCGTCCGGGGAGTCCCGTTCTTCGTCATCGACCGCAAATACGCCATCTCCGGCGCCCAGCCGGTGGAAGTCTTCCAGCAGACGCTGGAAAAAGCCTGGACGGAGACGCTAAATGTTGAATGA
- a CDS encoding sugar phosphate isomerase/epimerase family protein, producing the protein MLDLGFVSAIMADADLKTTLEFAGQNGFKCVEIMCWPQGNADARRYAGVTHIAVENLNDEQITDIQTLTRQTGVYLSGLGYYPNPLDPDPEKAEFYIEHIKKVIRAAARLGIPVVNTFIGRHPQKTVAENLDLFVHAWTPIMRVAEECNVKIGIENCPMLFTQDEWPGGKNLATTPAIWDQMFTRIPSPLLGLNYDPSHLVWQMMDEVAPIYQYRDRLHHIHLKDVKVYRDKLNRVGIMAYPLEYHSPKLPGLGDVNWRGFFAALTDVRYRGPVCIEVEDKAYEGSPEDVRTAILTSRNYLRQFLG; encoded by the coding sequence ATGCTCGACCTTGGCTTCGTCAGCGCCATTATGGCGGACGCTGACCTGAAAACCACCTTAGAATTTGCCGGACAGAACGGCTTCAAATGCGTTGAAATCATGTGCTGGCCGCAGGGCAACGCCGACGCCCGCCGCTACGCCGGAGTGACGCACATCGCCGTCGAAAACCTGAACGACGAACAGATCACCGACATTCAAACCCTGACGCGGCAGACCGGCGTTTACCTTTCCGGCCTCGGTTATTATCCCAACCCGCTCGACCCCGACCCGGAGAAGGCGGAGTTCTACATTGAGCACATCAAGAAAGTGATCCGGGCGGCGGCGCGGCTGGGCATTCCGGTGGTGAACACCTTCATTGGGCGGCATCCGCAGAAGACCGTGGCCGAGAACCTCGACCTCTTTGTGCACGCCTGGACGCCCATCATGCGCGTGGCCGAGGAGTGCAACGTCAAGATCGGCATTGAAAACTGTCCGATGCTGTTCACGCAGGACGAGTGGCCGGGCGGCAAAAACCTCGCCACGACGCCCGCCATCTGGGACCAGATGTTCACACGGATTCCGTCGCCGCTGCTGGGCCTGAACTACGACCCGTCGCACCTGGTCTGGCAGATGATGGACGAGGTAGCTCCCATCTACCAGTACCGCGACCGCCTGCACCACATTCACCTGAAAGACGTGAAAGTCTACCGCGACAAACTGAACCGGGTCGGCATCATGGCGTATCCGCTGGAGTACCACAGTCCGAAGCTGCCCGGCCTCGGCGACGTCAACTGGCGCGGCTTCTTTGCCGCCCTGACCGACGTGCGCTACCGCGGCCCGGTCTGCATCGAGGTCGAAGACAAAGCCTATGAAGGTTCACCGGAGGATGTGCGCACGGCCATTCTGACCAGCCGGAATTACCTGCGGCAGTTTCTGGGTTGA
- a CDS encoding TetR/AcrR family transcriptional regulator, with product MRQKDEAKEQQILEAALQLITRTGLAGLKMSDLAKEAGVATGTVYIYFTDKPALIQRLYTYLVQKSLGDLEAGIRETDPVRVKIQKLSLNYLKESIEHPEYAAFFEQYYRSPYFVETAESQSVENGLMQPILNLVVEGQQQTIIKEANPELLVTLVCGMLNELAKQVYYTGQPLSPQDWETTFSVIWDGVKR from the coding sequence ATGCGACAGAAGGACGAAGCGAAAGAGCAGCAAATACTGGAAGCGGCCCTCCAGCTCATCACCCGAACGGGTCTGGCCGGACTGAAAATGTCGGACCTGGCCAAAGAGGCGGGCGTAGCTACCGGAACCGTGTACATTTATTTTACCGATAAACCGGCGCTGATTCAGCGGCTGTACACCTACCTGGTTCAGAAAAGTCTCGGCGACCTGGAAGCGGGCATCCGGGAGACCGATCCGGTGCGGGTAAAAATTCAGAAATTATCGCTTAATTACCTGAAAGAAAGCATCGAACACCCGGAATACGCCGCCTTTTTCGAGCAGTATTACCGCTCCCCGTATTTTGTCGAAACGGCAGAATCGCAATCGGTTGAGAACGGGCTGATGCAGCCGATTCTGAATCTGGTTGTCGAAGGCCAGCAGCAGACGATCATCAAAGAAGCCAACCCGGAACTGCTCGTTACGCTGGTCTGCGGAATGCTCAACGAACTGGCCAAGCAGGTCTATTACACCGGCCAGCCGCTCAGCCCGCAGGATTGGGAGACGACCTTCTCGGTTATCTGGGACGGCGTAAAACGGTAA
- a CDS encoding SDR family oxidoreductase, translating into MTQELTGKVALITGAGSGIGEAAALLLAKQGARIGALGRTESELQEVVDRIKQEGGDAMTLKADISSPEEMQQAIQKVEQQWGRLDIVFANAGINGVWAPIEDLQPEEWDKTMNINLRGTFLTVKYAIPLLKRQGGSIIITSSVNGTRIFSNTGATAYSCTKAGQVAFTQMAALELAKHRIRVNVICPGAIETNIDENTTKRKIEETEEPVEFPEGKIPLTDGQPGRSEQVAELVLFLASDKSSHITGTPIWIDGAESLLMG; encoded by the coding sequence ATGACACAGGAACTTACGGGAAAAGTCGCCCTGATCACCGGAGCCGGCTCGGGGATCGGCGAAGCGGCGGCGCTGCTGCTGGCGAAACAGGGCGCCAGAATCGGGGCGCTGGGCCGCACGGAAAGCGAACTGCAGGAAGTGGTCGATCGCATCAAACAGGAGGGCGGCGACGCTATGACGCTGAAAGCGGATATTTCGAGTCCGGAAGAGATGCAGCAGGCGATTCAGAAAGTGGAACAGCAGTGGGGGCGGCTGGACATTGTTTTTGCCAACGCGGGCATCAACGGCGTCTGGGCGCCCATCGAAGACCTGCAACCCGAGGAATGGGACAAAACCATGAACATCAACCTCCGGGGCACTTTCCTGACGGTCAAGTACGCCATTCCGCTGTTGAAGCGGCAGGGCGGGTCGATCATCATTACATCGTCGGTCAACGGCACCCGGATTTTCAGCAATACCGGCGCGACGGCTTATTCCTGCACTAAAGCCGGGCAGGTTGCCTTCACGCAGATGGCCGCCCTGGAACTGGCCAAGCACCGGATTCGGGTGAACGTCATCTGCCCGGGCGCCATTGAAACGAACATCGACGAAAATACGACCAAGCGAAAAATCGAGGAAACTGAGGAGCCGGTAGAATTTCCGGAAGGCAAAATCCCGCTGACGGACGGCCAGCCGGGCCGCAGCGAGCAGGTCGCCGAACTGGTGCTGTTCCTGGCCTCCGATAAATCCAGCCACATCACCGGCACCCCCATCTGGATCGACGGCGCGGAGTCGTTGCTGATGGGTTGA
- a CDS encoding SDR family oxidoreductase, whose product MNKTVLITGSSSGIGKAAARYFAEKGWNVAATMRTPSKETELAGLPNVRLFRLDVMDADSIRQAITDARTAFGGIDVIVNNAGYGAVGVFEAATPEQIQRQFDTNVFGVMNVIREILPYFREKRDGTIINVTSMGGLITFPIYSVYHGTKWAVEGFSEALSFELRPFNIRVKNIEPGAIKTDFYERSMDLFRKDGLTDYDEYIRVTYANSQKAGADAPGPEVVAKKIFQAANDRSFRLRYPAGGQSPMLLALRRMVPLSWFHGIVRSVVEKGFRPAV is encoded by the coding sequence ATGAATAAGACAGTTCTCATCACCGGGAGTTCTTCGGGCATTGGCAAAGCCGCCGCCCGTTATTTTGCCGAAAAAGGCTGGAACGTGGCGGCCACCATGCGTACGCCGTCCAAAGAAACCGAATTGGCCGGCCTGCCGAATGTGCGCCTCTTTCGTCTGGATGTGATGGACGCCGACAGCATCCGCCAGGCCATTACCGACGCCCGGACCGCCTTCGGAGGCATCGACGTGATCGTCAACAACGCGGGCTACGGAGCCGTGGGCGTTTTTGAAGCGGCCACGCCGGAGCAGATTCAGCGGCAGTTCGACACCAACGTGTTCGGCGTCATGAATGTCATCCGCGAAATCCTGCCTTATTTCCGCGAAAAGCGCGACGGAACCATCATCAACGTCACGTCGATGGGCGGCCTGATTACCTTCCCGATCTACAGCGTCTATCACGGGACCAAGTGGGCGGTGGAGGGCTTCAGCGAGGCGCTGTCGTTTGAACTGCGGCCGTTCAACATTCGGGTCAAAAACATCGAACCGGGGGCAATCAAGACGGATTTTTACGAGCGGTCGATGGACCTCTTCCGCAAGGACGGCCTGACCGACTACGACGAATACATCCGGGTGACGTACGCCAACTCCCAGAAAGCCGGAGCCGACGCGCCGGGACCGGAGGTGGTGGCGAAGAAGATTTTTCAGGCGGCCAACGACCGGTCATTCCGGCTGCGTTATCCGGCGGGCGGGCAGTCGCCGATGCTGTTGGCGCTGCGCCGGATGGTGCCGCTGTCGTGGTTTCACGGCATTGTCCGGAGCGTGGTGGAAAAAGGGTTTCGGCCGGCCGTGTGA
- a CDS encoding lactonase family protein → MKRLTFLSFFSLCFCFQLAVAQSSREILYVGTYSVRGSEGIYTFAFDRKSGTLQPLATTSNDKSPSFLAIHPNGRFLYSVNEGAEKAGGVSAYAIEPGTGKLTFLNQESSQGSGPCHISIDQTGRMAFVSNYGGGTFTVLPIGADGKLGSPVENIRYTGSGPNAQRQDKPHIHSATVSPDNRFVYVADLGTDKLYTYEIDAKAQKIKPAATPFVSITPGGGPRHFAIHPNGKNAYLVAEMGSATVAFNRDPKTGALTILQESVKTLPAEFTGNNTSADIHTDPAGRFLYQSNRGHNALAIMSIAGDGKLTLVGHQPVGEVPRNFMVDPKGDFVLAANQNSDSILIFKRDKATGKLSQVGEPVKVPSPVCLKLMTLK, encoded by the coding sequence ATGAAACGCCTCACCTTCCTGTCTTTCTTTTCTCTTTGTTTTTGCTTCCAGCTTGCCGTCGCCCAGTCCTCCCGCGAAATTCTGTACGTCGGGACTTACTCCGTGCGGGGCAGCGAAGGCATCTACACGTTCGCCTTCGACCGGAAGTCCGGCACGCTACAGCCGCTGGCGACCACTTCCAACGATAAAAGCCCTTCGTTTCTGGCCATTCATCCCAACGGCCGGTTTCTGTATTCCGTCAACGAAGGGGCCGAAAAAGCGGGCGGGGTCAGCGCCTACGCCATCGAACCGGGAACGGGCAAGCTGACTTTTCTGAATCAGGAATCCTCGCAGGGCAGCGGTCCCTGCCACATCAGCATCGACCAGACGGGCCGGATGGCGTTTGTCTCCAACTACGGCGGCGGCACGTTTACGGTCCTGCCCATCGGCGCGGACGGAAAACTCGGCAGCCCGGTCGAGAACATCCGCTATACGGGCAGCGGCCCCAACGCCCAGCGTCAGGACAAGCCGCATATCCACTCGGCCACCGTTTCGCCCGACAATCGCTTCGTCTACGTAGCCGATCTCGGCACGGATAAGCTGTACACCTACGAAATTGACGCCAAAGCGCAGAAAATCAAACCCGCCGCTACGCCGTTTGTCAGCATCACCCCCGGCGGCGGACCGCGCCATTTCGCTATTCACCCGAACGGCAAAAATGCGTATCTGGTCGCCGAAATGGGTTCCGCGACGGTCGCCTTCAACCGGGACCCCAAAACCGGGGCGCTGACCATTCTTCAGGAAAGCGTCAAGACCCTGCCCGCTGAATTCACGGGCAACAACACCAGCGCCGACATCCACACCGACCCGGCGGGCCGCTTTCTTTACCAGTCCAACCGGGGCCACAATGCCCTGGCCATCATGTCCATTGCAGGAGACGGTAAACTGACGCTGGTTGGGCATCAGCCGGTGGGCGAAGTGCCGCGCAACTTCATGGTCGATCCGAAAGGCGATTTTGTGCTGGCGGCGAACCAGAACAGCGACTCCATCCTCATCTTCAAACGGGATAAGGCGACGGGCAAGCTGTCGCAGGTCGGCGAGCCCGTCAAGGTTCCGTCCCCGGTCTGCCTCAAACTGATGACGCTCAAATAA
- a CDS encoding DUF2846 domain-containing protein, with protein sequence MKNLATLLFSLLTLAVCHAKEPTRPAAEATVIVYRPSQFMMCARAWHISINGKKAAKLWNRQTLVLTVPAGTVSLESALSGLTIAPRRRDRLNLNVQPGRTYYVQADVRTGVLRGYLGLAEVTEASARKHAKAVEIK encoded by the coding sequence ATGAAAAACCTCGCTACACTCCTGTTTTCCCTCCTGACTCTCGCCGTATGCCATGCCAAAGAACCGACCCGACCCGCGGCGGAAGCGACGGTGATTGTTTACCGTCCCAGTCAGTTTATGATGTGCGCCCGGGCCTGGCACATTTCGATCAACGGCAAGAAGGCCGCTAAACTCTGGAATCGACAGACGCTGGTATTGACCGTACCCGCCGGAACGGTTTCGCTCGAATCGGCCCTTTCCGGCCTGACGATTGCGCCCCGCCGCCGCGACCGCCTCAACCTGAATGTGCAGCCCGGCCGGACGTATTACGTGCAAGCCGACGTTCGAACCGGCGTCCTCAGGGGCTATCTCGGTCTGGCAGAAGTAACCGAAGCCTCGGCCCGGAAGCATGCAAAGGCGGTGGAGATAAAGTGA